One genomic segment of Nonomuraea coxensis DSM 45129 includes these proteins:
- the mreD gene encoding rod shape-determining protein MreD, whose translation MIGGLCVLLALLVQVMLVNRLPLPAGGAPDLVLLAVVGAALARGAVPGAVLGFFAGLVVDIAPPGAHLVGQYAFVFALVGYVAGRGAGGPVTTVVLCVLLAPLLAVGVNLLVGDPRVTLATLTEEVPVTIVYTLLVSPVVIWLASRGGEPRYST comes from the coding sequence GTGATCGGAGGACTGTGCGTGCTGCTGGCGCTGCTGGTGCAGGTCATGCTGGTCAACCGGCTGCCGTTGCCTGCCGGGGGAGCGCCTGACCTGGTGCTGCTGGCCGTGGTCGGGGCGGCGCTGGCGCGCGGGGCGGTGCCGGGGGCGGTGCTCGGGTTCTTCGCCGGGCTGGTGGTGGACATCGCGCCGCCGGGAGCGCATCTGGTCGGACAGTACGCGTTCGTGTTCGCGCTGGTCGGCTACGTGGCGGGACGCGGCGCGGGCGGGCCGGTGACCACCGTGGTGCTGTGCGTGCTGCTGGCGCCGCTGCTGGCGGTGGGCGTCAACCTGCTGGTCGGCGATCCCCGGGTGACGTTGGCCACGTTGACCGAGGAGGTGCCCGTCACCATCGTCTACACGCTGCTCGTGTCCCCTGTCGTCATCTGGCTGGCCAGCCGCGGCGGTGAGCCGAGGTACTCGACATGA
- the mrdA gene encoding penicillin-binding protein 2 produces the protein MIRMRTRLLVLHVLVLALLVVLIGRLYQVQVVHGQEFVTRATETRTRTVIVPAVRGQILDSSGRPLVRNRTALVVSVDRALLSRTPDGGLKVLTKLSQVLGRPVQELQRKITPCGPKVPKPCWTGSPYQPVPLDEKVDTREALQILERQEEFPGVTAEIHSVRQYPGGRAGAQMLGYLQPVTEEELEKREGLKAAFSGVDLAGRDGLEYVYDDALRGKAGLRRVQVDRMGKALGVEDQVTPIPGDHLVTSIDSRIQTVTEKALAKAMKSAPQADGGAAVVLDARSGRVVALASQPNYDPEIWGGGISARGYQWLMSEKSGKPLVSRAINGQFAPGSTFKISSVTSMLRAGYPLNGTYDCAGSYNVGGRAFNNFRGIGLGPMNLHTALVKSCDTIFYRAAYEQYLKDGGRYPKKTPKEVFANTARAFGFGRPTGVDLPGESGGRIPDRAWKKNLWNQTSAINCERSRKGYPEVKDRARAEFLKRLALENCTEGFLLRPGDSANFSIGQGDVLVTPMQLARAYMALVSDGKLRSPRIGWAQVRPDGKVVRTIPVPVVGKLPLSEKERRYIKNALSQVAQDGTAAGAFAGFPMDKVRVGGKTGTAEVWGKQDTSWFASFAPTKNPQYVVVVMVSQGGMGAQTAAPAAREIYEGIYGIKRTPAVPGGRLTTKLPVFRPDGTVAPR, from the coding sequence ATGATCAGGATGCGGACCCGGCTGCTGGTGCTGCACGTGCTGGTGCTGGCGCTGCTCGTGGTGCTGATCGGGCGGCTCTACCAGGTGCAGGTGGTGCACGGGCAGGAGTTCGTGACGCGGGCGACGGAGACCAGGACGCGCACGGTGATCGTGCCGGCCGTGCGCGGGCAGATCCTCGACTCCTCCGGGCGGCCGCTGGTGCGCAACCGTACGGCGCTGGTGGTGTCGGTGGACCGCGCGCTGCTGTCCAGGACGCCCGACGGCGGCCTGAAGGTGCTGACCAAGCTGTCGCAGGTGCTCGGCAGGCCGGTGCAGGAGCTGCAGCGGAAGATCACGCCGTGCGGGCCGAAGGTGCCGAAGCCGTGCTGGACGGGCTCGCCCTACCAGCCGGTGCCGCTGGACGAGAAGGTGGACACCCGGGAGGCGCTGCAGATCCTGGAGCGCCAGGAGGAGTTCCCCGGGGTGACGGCCGAGATCCACTCGGTCCGGCAGTACCCCGGCGGCCGGGCCGGCGCGCAGATGCTGGGCTACCTGCAGCCGGTGACCGAGGAGGAGCTGGAGAAGCGCGAAGGGCTCAAGGCCGCCTTCTCCGGCGTCGACCTGGCCGGGCGTGACGGGCTGGAGTACGTCTACGACGACGCGCTGCGCGGCAAGGCCGGGCTGCGCCGGGTGCAGGTCGACCGGATGGGCAAGGCGCTCGGGGTGGAGGACCAGGTCACGCCCATCCCTGGCGACCACCTGGTGACCAGCATCGACTCGCGCATCCAGACGGTGACCGAGAAGGCCCTCGCCAAGGCCATGAAGTCCGCGCCGCAGGCCGACGGCGGGGCCGCGGTGGTGCTCGACGCGCGGAGCGGCAGGGTGGTGGCGTTGGCCAGCCAGCCCAACTACGACCCGGAGATCTGGGGCGGCGGCATCTCGGCGCGCGGCTACCAGTGGCTGATGTCGGAGAAGTCGGGCAAGCCGCTGGTGTCGCGGGCGATCAACGGGCAGTTCGCGCCGGGTTCGACGTTCAAGATCTCGTCGGTGACGTCGATGTTGCGGGCCGGCTATCCGCTGAACGGCACCTACGACTGCGCGGGGTCGTACAACGTGGGCGGGCGCGCCTTCAACAACTTCCGCGGCATCGGGCTGGGCCCGATGAACCTGCACACGGCGCTGGTGAAGTCGTGCGACACGATCTTCTATCGGGCGGCGTACGAGCAGTACCTCAAGGACGGCGGGCGCTATCCGAAGAAGACGCCGAAGGAGGTCTTCGCCAACACCGCCAGGGCCTTCGGGTTCGGCCGGCCCACGGGCGTCGACCTGCCGGGCGAGTCCGGTGGCCGCATTCCGGACCGGGCGTGGAAGAAGAACCTGTGGAACCAGACCAGCGCGATCAACTGCGAGCGCTCGCGCAAGGGCTATCCGGAGGTCAAGGACCGGGCGCGGGCGGAGTTCCTGAAGCGGCTGGCGCTCGAGAACTGCACCGAGGGGTTCCTGCTGCGGCCAGGCGACTCGGCCAACTTCTCCATCGGCCAGGGCGACGTGCTGGTGACGCCGATGCAGCTCGCGCGGGCCTACATGGCGCTGGTCAGCGACGGGAAGCTGCGCAGCCCGCGCATCGGCTGGGCCCAGGTGCGGCCCGACGGCAAGGTGGTCAGGACCATCCCCGTGCCGGTGGTCGGCAAGCTGCCGCTGAGCGAGAAGGAGCGGCGCTACATCAAGAACGCGCTCAGCCAGGTCGCCCAGGACGGCACCGCGGCCGGGGCGTTCGCCGGCTTCCCGATGGACAAGGTGCGCGTGGGCGGCAAGACCGGCACCGCGGAGGTGTGGGGCAAGCAGGACACCTCGTGGTTCGCCTCGTTCGCGCCGACGAAGAACCCGCAGTACGTCGTGGTCGTCATGGTCTCCCAGGGCGGCATGGGCGCGCAGACCGCCGCGCCCGCCGCGCGTGAGATCTACGAGGGCATCTACGGCATCAAACGGACCCCGGCCGTGCCCGGGGGCAGGCTCACCACCAAGCTGCCGGTCTTCCGGCCCGACGGAACGGTGGCGCCTCGATGA
- a CDS encoding Rne/Rng family ribonuclease, whose translation MLENEPNAGATGPDGETTEQTTETRRRRAASRPAGPPPELPEEPAQKPVTVVAAQAAPSVSVSEGAPVRGTVVRRAAGSPDAEVAVAVENGSGAASGARGMAGAGAVAGVPAEAGGGMAGAGAAAGASAEAGGGLAAGAGASPVEAAVAGAVADAVSEAGGGEEKPKKTSRTRSTATTTRRRTTKKDAEDAGAESGAGTAGAAVGAEGAAAGAVESGVAAAPAEEAAPKRRTRTRKKAGEDVAAEAVAPAGEQGAPTADAAQAGAEAVAQVAETGVEAAGSGRDTGSRRTRTRATTTRSRRGTAAEAAGSGEEAALGETAALGETAALGEAAGSAGTQRAVTGQEGAAQGQGPGVAQGQGADAARGQEAGAGRGQGAGVAQGAVAGAGQGAGAEGAEGVQGGVEDEGEDIIEILPEDEPLDDEPAGEDLDEEPTRPSLLADPFGLSARRHDEPGAAFQRPAAIFAPLFQAPDPTQAKPVATRRPEPPQPVEPEEAEDFVEEGVEDETDADAVEEPEEEEGGSRRRRRRRGGRGRGKARERGEGEDGEDQDEESEEEPAEEPAAQDEESSSSRRRRRRRRRGGDEGAEPASDDPPNTVVRIRAPRSGRTGALETATDGVQSVRGSTRLEAKKQRRREGRELGRRRPPIITESEFLARRESVDRMMVVRRQGDRTQIAVLEDGVLVEHYVNREASQSYVGNVYLGKVQNVLPSMEAAFVDIGKGRNAVLYAGEVNFDTVGMEGQPKRIESALKSGQSVLVQVTKDPIGHKGARLTSQISLPGRYLVYVPDGSMTGISRKLPDKERTRLKSILKKVMPENAGVIVRTAAEGASEDELARDVARLSAQWESIQKKAKSASPPELLSAEPDLTIRVIRDVFNEDFTNLVVQGDDAWDTVDDYVKYVAPHLGERLSKWDEQGDVFEAYRIDEQLGKAMERKVWLPSGGSLVIDRTEAMTVVDVNTGKFTGQGGNLEETVTRNNLEAAEEIVRQLRLRDIGGIIVIDFIDMVLESNRDLVLRRLLECLARDRTKHQVAEVTSLGLVQMTRKRVGQGLLEAFSTPCECCNGRGLIVSTEPVESKPEPRGTQGKMAVEKAVSDKVSAAKDTSGRDTVTGALDDVPAEDDQAGQTSGRGRRRSRRAKSAD comes from the coding sequence ATGCTCGAGAACGAGCCCAACGCCGGGGCCACTGGCCCCGACGGGGAGACAACTGAACAGACAACGGAGACTCGGCGCCGCCGCGCCGCCAGCCGGCCCGCCGGACCGCCGCCCGAGCTGCCCGAGGAGCCGGCGCAGAAGCCGGTCACCGTCGTCGCCGCGCAGGCCGCGCCGTCGGTGTCGGTGTCGGAGGGCGCGCCGGTGCGGGGCACCGTGGTGCGCAGAGCCGCCGGGTCGCCGGACGCCGAGGTCGCTGTTGCCGTGGAGAACGGCAGCGGTGCCGCGAGCGGTGCTCGCGGCATGGCCGGGGCCGGGGCGGTCGCTGGTGTTCCGGCTGAGGCCGGTGGCGGCATGGCTGGTGCTGGTGCTGCCGCCGGAGCTTCGGCTGAGGCCGGTGGTGGTCTCGCCGCCGGTGCCGGTGCCAGTCCGGTGGAGGCCGCTGTGGCCGGGGCTGTGGCCGACGCGGTGAGCGAGGCCGGAGGCGGCGAGGAGAAGCCCAAGAAGACGTCGCGTACGCGGTCGACCGCGACGACGACGCGGCGGCGTACGACGAAGAAGGATGCCGAGGACGCCGGTGCCGAGAGCGGCGCCGGGACGGCCGGTGCGGCTGTCGGCGCCGAGGGTGCTGCCGCCGGTGCGGTGGAGAGCGGTGTGGCCGCGGCTCCCGCTGAGGAGGCCGCGCCGAAGCGGCGTACCAGGACTCGTAAGAAGGCCGGTGAGGACGTGGCGGCGGAGGCCGTCGCGCCCGCAGGGGAGCAGGGCGCGCCGACCGCTGACGCGGCCCAGGCCGGCGCGGAGGCGGTGGCGCAGGTCGCCGAGACGGGTGTCGAGGCGGCCGGGAGCGGCCGTGACACGGGGAGCAGGAGGACGCGCACCCGCGCCACGACGACGCGCAGCCGGCGCGGGACCGCCGCGGAGGCGGCGGGGTCCGGCGAGGAGGCGGCGCTCGGTGAGACCGCGGCGCTCGGTGAGACGGCCGCGCTCGGTGAGGCGGCTGGGAGTGCGGGCACGCAGAGGGCTGTGACTGGTCAGGAGGGTGCAGCGCAGGGGCAGGGACCCGGCGTTGCACAGGGCCAGGGAGCCGACGCTGCTCGGGGCCAGGAGGCTGGTGCCGGGCGGGGCCAGGGTGCCGGCGTTGCTCAGGGTGCGGTGGCCGGTGCTGGTCAGGGCGCTGGTGCTGAGGGTGCCGAGGGCGTTCAGGGCGGTGTCGAGGACGAGGGGGAGGACATCATCGAGATCCTTCCCGAGGACGAGCCGCTGGACGACGAGCCCGCCGGCGAGGACCTCGACGAGGAGCCGACCCGGCCGAGCCTGCTGGCCGACCCGTTCGGGTTGTCGGCCCGTCGCCATGACGAGCCCGGCGCCGCGTTCCAGCGGCCCGCGGCCATCTTCGCGCCGCTGTTCCAGGCGCCGGACCCGACCCAGGCCAAGCCGGTCGCGACGCGGCGTCCCGAGCCGCCCCAGCCGGTCGAGCCGGAGGAGGCCGAGGACTTCGTCGAGGAGGGCGTCGAGGACGAGACCGACGCCGACGCCGTCGAGGAGCCCGAGGAGGAAGAGGGCGGCAGCCGCCGTCGCCGGCGCCGTCGTGGCGGCCGCGGGCGCGGCAAGGCGCGCGAGCGCGGTGAGGGCGAGGACGGCGAGGACCAGGACGAGGAGTCCGAGGAGGAGCCCGCCGAGGAGCCGGCCGCGCAGGATGAGGAGAGCTCCTCCTCGCGCCGCCGCCGTCGCCGTCGCCGCAGGGGCGGTGACGAGGGCGCCGAACCGGCCAGCGACGACCCGCCCAACACGGTGGTGCGCATCCGCGCGCCGCGCTCCGGCCGTACCGGTGCGCTGGAGACCGCGACGGACGGCGTGCAGAGCGTGCGCGGCTCGACCCGGCTGGAGGCCAAGAAGCAGCGCCGCCGCGAGGGCCGCGAGCTGGGCCGCAGGCGTCCGCCGATCATCACCGAGTCGGAGTTCCTGGCCCGGCGCGAGTCGGTCGACCGCATGATGGTGGTGCGCCGCCAGGGTGACCGCACGCAGATCGCGGTGCTGGAGGACGGCGTGCTCGTCGAGCACTACGTCAACCGCGAGGCGAGCCAGTCGTACGTGGGCAACGTCTACCTCGGCAAGGTCCAGAACGTGCTGCCGTCGATGGAGGCGGCGTTCGTGGACATCGGCAAGGGCCGCAACGCGGTCCTGTACGCCGGCGAGGTCAACTTCGACACCGTCGGGATGGAGGGCCAGCCGAAGCGCATCGAGTCGGCGCTGAAGTCCGGCCAGTCGGTGCTGGTGCAGGTCACCAAGGACCCGATCGGGCACAAGGGCGCGCGGCTCACGTCGCAGATCAGCCTGCCGGGACGTTACCTCGTGTACGTGCCGGACGGGTCGATGACCGGCATCAGCCGCAAGCTGCCCGACAAGGAGCGCACCCGGCTCAAGAGCATCCTGAAGAAGGTCATGCCGGAGAACGCGGGCGTCATCGTGCGCACCGCGGCCGAGGGCGCCTCCGAGGACGAGCTGGCCCGCGACGTGGCCCGGCTGTCGGCCCAGTGGGAGAGCATCCAGAAGAAGGCGAAGTCGGCCAGCCCGCCGGAGCTGCTGTCCGCCGAGCCCGACCTGACCATCCGCGTCATCCGTGACGTCTTCAACGAGGACTTCACGAACCTGGTCGTCCAGGGCGACGACGCCTGGGACACGGTCGACGACTACGTCAAGTACGTCGCGCCGCACCTGGGCGAGCGGCTGTCGAAGTGGGACGAGCAGGGCGACGTGTTCGAGGCGTACCGCATCGACGAGCAGCTCGGCAAGGCGATGGAGCGCAAGGTGTGGCTGCCGAGCGGCGGCTCGCTGGTCATCGACCGTACCGAGGCGATGACGGTCGTGGACGTCAACACCGGCAAGTTCACCGGCCAGGGCGGCAACCTGGAGGAGACGGTCACCAGGAACAACCTGGAGGCGGCCGAGGAGATCGTGCGCCAGCTCCGGCTGCGCGACATCGGCGGCATCATCGTGATCGACTTCATCGACATGGTGCTGGAGTCCAACCGCGACCTGGTGCTGCGGCGGCTGCTGGAGTGCCTGGCGCGCGACCGTACGAAGCACCAGGTGGCCGAGGTGACCTCGCTGGGCCTGGTGCAGATGACGCGTAAGCGGGTCGGCCAGGGGCTGCTGGAGGCGTTCTCGACGCCGTGCGAGTGCTGCAACGGGCGCGGGCTGATCGTCTCGACCGAGCCGGTCGAGAGCAAGCCGGAGCCGCGGGGCACGCAGGGCAAGATGGCCGTCGAGAAGGCGGTCTCGGACAAGGTTTCCGCGGCCAAGGACACCTCCGGCCGTGATACCGTGACCGGTGCGCTTGATGACGTCCCGGCTGAGGACGACCAAGCGGGCCAGACTTCCGGCAGAGGGCGGCGACGCTCCCGCCGAGCCAAGTCCGCCGACTAG
- a CDS encoding TIGR03960 family B12-binding radical SAM protein: protein MPVESIFHRLEALLPKVQKPIQYVGGELNSTVKDWDSADVRWALMYPDAYEVGLPNQGVAILYEILNELPGTLAERTYAVWPDLEALMRAEGVPQFTVDAHRSVRAFDLLGVSFSTELGYTNLLTALDLAGIPLEAAERGEDDPIVVAGGHAAFNPEPIAAFVDAAVLGDGEQISIAISEVVREWKGEGRPGGRDELLMRLAESGGVYVPKFYDVDYHPDGRIKRVAPNRPDVPWRVHKHTVMDLDEWPYPKKPLVPLAETVHERFSVEIFRGCTRGCRFCQAGMITRPVRERSITTIGAMVDNGIKESGFNEVGLLSLSSADHSEIAEVAKGLADRYEGTNTSLSLPSTRVDAFNIDLANEFSRNGRRSGLTFAPEGGSERMRKVINKMVTEEDLIRTVTTAYSQGWRQVKLYFMCGLPTEQDEDVLGIADLAKKVIKAGREATGSRDIRCTVSIGGFVPKPHTPFQWAGQADHETVDRRLKALRDSLRGDKEYGRAIGFRYHDGKPSIVEGLLSRGDRRIGAVIRAVWEDGGRFDGWSEHFSYERWMAAAEKAGIDVDWYTTREREENEVLPWDHLDAGLDREWLWQDWQEAVSGGEVEDCRWTPCYDCGVCPTMGTEIQIGPTGRKLLPLTVV from the coding sequence ATGCCTGTCGAGTCGATTTTCCACCGCCTGGAAGCGCTGCTGCCCAAGGTGCAGAAGCCCATCCAGTACGTCGGAGGTGAGCTCAACTCGACCGTCAAGGACTGGGACTCCGCCGACGTGCGATGGGCGTTGATGTACCCGGACGCCTACGAGGTCGGGCTGCCCAACCAGGGCGTGGCGATCCTCTACGAGATCCTCAACGAGCTGCCCGGCACGCTCGCCGAACGCACCTACGCCGTCTGGCCCGACCTGGAGGCCCTCATGAGGGCCGAGGGCGTGCCGCAGTTCACCGTCGACGCGCACCGCTCGGTGCGCGCCTTCGACCTGCTCGGCGTGTCGTTCTCCACCGAGCTCGGCTACACCAACCTGCTGACCGCGCTCGACCTGGCCGGCATCCCGCTGGAGGCCGCCGAGCGGGGCGAGGACGATCCGATCGTCGTCGCGGGCGGCCACGCGGCTTTCAACCCCGAGCCGATCGCGGCGTTCGTCGACGCGGCCGTGCTCGGCGACGGCGAGCAGATCTCCATCGCCATCAGCGAGGTCGTGCGCGAGTGGAAGGGCGAGGGCAGACCAGGCGGCCGTGACGAGCTGCTGATGCGGCTGGCCGAGTCCGGTGGCGTCTACGTGCCCAAGTTCTACGACGTCGACTATCACCCGGACGGGCGCATCAAGCGGGTCGCGCCCAACCGTCCCGACGTGCCATGGCGGGTCCACAAGCACACGGTGATGGACCTCGACGAGTGGCCCTATCCCAAGAAACCCCTGGTCCCGCTGGCCGAGACCGTGCACGAGCGGTTCAGCGTGGAGATCTTCCGCGGCTGCACCCGCGGCTGCCGGTTCTGCCAGGCCGGCATGATCACCCGCCCGGTGCGCGAGCGGTCCATCACCACGATCGGGGCGATGGTCGACAACGGCATCAAGGAGTCCGGCTTCAACGAGGTCGGCCTGCTGTCGCTGTCGTCGGCCGACCACTCCGAGATCGCCGAGGTCGCCAAGGGCCTCGCCGACCGCTACGAGGGCACCAACACCTCGCTGTCGCTGCCCTCGACGCGGGTCGACGCGTTCAACATCGACCTGGCCAACGAGTTCTCCAGGAACGGCCGGCGCTCGGGCCTGACGTTCGCCCCCGAGGGCGGCTCGGAGCGGATGCGCAAGGTGATCAACAAGATGGTCACCGAGGAAGACCTCATCCGCACCGTCACCACCGCCTACTCGCAGGGCTGGCGGCAGGTGAAGCTCTACTTCATGTGCGGCCTGCCCACCGAGCAGGACGAGGACGTGCTCGGCATCGCCGACCTGGCCAAGAAGGTCATCAAGGCCGGCCGTGAGGCCACCGGCAGCAGAGACATCCGCTGCACGGTCTCCATCGGCGGGTTCGTGCCCAAGCCGCACACGCCGTTCCAGTGGGCCGGGCAGGCCGACCACGAGACCGTCGACCGGCGGCTCAAGGCACTGCGCGACTCGCTGCGCGGCGACAAGGAATACGGCCGGGCCATCGGCTTCCGCTACCACGACGGCAAACCCTCGATCGTGGAGGGCCTGCTGTCGCGCGGCGACCGACGGATCGGCGCGGTCATCCGGGCCGTCTGGGAGGACGGCGGCCGGTTCGACGGCTGGAGCGAGCACTTCTCCTACGAGCGCTGGATGGCCGCGGCGGAGAAGGCCGGCATCGACGTCGACTGGTACACCACCCGCGAGCGGGAGGAGAACGAGGTCCTGCCGTGGGACCACCTCGACGCCGGGCTCGACCGCGAATGGTTGTGGCAGGACTGGCAGGAGGCCGTCTCCGGCGGTGAGGTCGAGGACTGCCGCTGGACGCCGTGCTACGACTGCGGCGTCTGCCCCACCATGGGCACCGAGATTCAGATCGGCCCGACGGGACGGAAACTCCTTCCACTCACCGTGGTCTAG
- a CDS encoding TIGR03936 family radical SAM-associated protein, translating to MQRLRVRYAKRGRLRFTSHRDISRAVERAVRRAGIPVAYSAGFSPHPKISYAGAAPTGVASEAEYLEIGVTAPCDPEQVRSSLDGSLPPGLDVLDVVEAGQGGLADRLEVSDWEVRLPGADRELAEVAVGKFLAEGTVEVERLTKKGPRRFDARGAVLGLTVSEGTERTAAQVQRGPCVILRMVVRHMTPAVRPDDVLTGLRLVADFAPPVPPEVTRLAQGPLDASTGALADPLGPDRDTTRGGEAGPAGEHVGG from the coding sequence GTGCAGCGCCTGCGTGTGCGCTACGCCAAGCGCGGTCGCCTGCGCTTCACCAGCCACCGCGACATCTCGCGAGCCGTCGAGAGGGCGGTCCGCCGTGCCGGCATTCCGGTGGCCTACAGCGCGGGTTTCTCGCCCCACCCCAAGATCTCCTACGCGGGCGCGGCGCCGACCGGCGTCGCCAGCGAAGCCGAATACCTCGAGATCGGCGTCACCGCGCCGTGCGACCCCGAGCAGGTCAGGTCCAGTCTGGACGGATCGCTGCCGCCGGGGCTCGATGTGCTCGACGTCGTGGAGGCGGGTCAGGGTGGGCTGGCCGACCGCTTGGAGGTCTCCGACTGGGAGGTGCGCCTGCCCGGTGCCGATCGCGAGCTCGCCGAGGTGGCGGTGGGGAAGTTTCTCGCGGAGGGCACGGTGGAGGTCGAACGCCTCACCAAGAAGGGACCCCGCCGCTTCGACGCGCGTGGTGCCGTCCTGGGGCTGACGGTGTCCGAGGGAACAGAAAGAACCGCAGCTCAGGTGCAAAGAGGGCCGTGTGTCATACTGCGCATGGTTGTTCGGCACATGACGCCTGCAGTTCGACCCGACGATGTGCTCACAGGGCTGCGCCTTGTGGCCGACTTCGCGCCGCCGGTTCCCCCCGAGGTGACCAGGCTGGCGCAGGGGCCGCTCGACGCCAGCACCGGTGCGCTTGCCGACCCGCTCGGCCCGGACCGCGACACGACGCGCGGCGGCGAGGCGGGACCGGCGGGTGAGCACGTCGGCGGTTGA
- the mreC gene encoding rod shape-determining protein MreC: MRDSRRARLILGVLLTAALVILTVDHRTGENSPMRPLRAVGAWVFGSAEQLGGGVVRPVTTFVQALFTAPAAQERIRALTEENARLRAGMLAGKLDAARSSELKKLLGLAGTGGYKIVTGSVVARRGQPGFEDTVQIDIGTGDGVQPEMTVLNGAGLVGRVIHASSSSSTVLLISDPASAVGARLEGGKEIGVVHGVGENGRLVQFRLLDSTAPLVRGGRIVSFGSQNGRPYVPGVPIGVIERVESTPGELTRIAYARPFADLTALDAVGVVVEAPKRDPRDAVLPAKEGSAVKRTPTRRGGSR; encoded by the coding sequence ATGAGGGACTCGCGCCGAGCCCGGCTGATCCTCGGAGTGCTGCTGACCGCGGCGCTGGTCATCCTGACCGTTGACCACCGCACCGGCGAGAACTCGCCGATGCGCCCGCTCCGCGCGGTCGGGGCCTGGGTCTTCGGCTCGGCCGAGCAGCTCGGCGGCGGGGTGGTGCGCCCGGTCACCACGTTCGTGCAGGCATTGTTCACCGCGCCGGCCGCGCAGGAGCGGATCAGGGCGCTGACGGAGGAGAACGCCCGGCTGCGGGCGGGGATGCTGGCAGGCAAGCTCGACGCCGCCCGCTCCAGCGAGCTGAAGAAGCTGCTGGGGCTGGCGGGAACCGGCGGATACAAGATCGTCACGGGCAGCGTGGTCGCGCGGCGGGGCCAGCCGGGGTTCGAGGACACCGTGCAGATCGACATCGGCACCGGCGACGGGGTGCAGCCGGAGATGACCGTGCTCAACGGCGCCGGGCTCGTGGGACGGGTCATCCACGCCTCCTCCAGCAGTTCCACGGTGCTGCTGATCAGCGATCCGGCGTCGGCGGTGGGCGCGCGGCTGGAGGGCGGCAAGGAGATCGGCGTCGTCCACGGGGTGGGCGAGAACGGGAGGCTCGTGCAGTTCCGGCTGCTCGACTCCACCGCGCCGCTGGTGCGGGGCGGGCGGATCGTCAGCTTCGGGTCGCAGAACGGGCGGCCGTACGTGCCGGGGGTGCCGATCGGGGTGATCGAGCGGGTGGAGTCGACGCCCGGGGAGCTGACGCGCATCGCCTACGCGCGGCCGTTCGCGGACCTCACGGCGCTGGACGCGGTGGGCGTGGTGGTCGAGGCGCCGAAGAGGGATCCGCGTGACGCGGTGCTGCCCGCCAAGGAGGGGAGCGCGGTGAAGCGGACGCCGACGCGCCGAGGGGGGTCACGGTGA
- the rodA gene encoding rod shape-determining protein RodA: MTARTAAVRRPSLLRRLMQENSAVRRLDGLMLVAVAGLCVIGTLLVWSCTRTWAPGSTGLVKKHMLNEAIGVVLCAMVATVDHRAMRAYAPLVFFVSLVGLGLVITPLGATINGSHSWILLGGGFAVQPSEFAKVGLLLIIAMLLAQPAEGADRPRGLDVMLAILAAMVAMGLVMLQPDLGTAMVLAVITAAGLVLGGVRKRVIVGLVATAAVGIFSVFYFQLLEPYQVARFTAFVDPSVDPRGVGYNATQSLIAIGSGQLLGKGLLGGGQTTGRFVPEQHTDFIFTVAGEEFGFLGSAAVVVLLGVVLVRGLRIARKCEDRFGTLVAGMIVCWFGFQTFVNVGMTIGIMPITGLPLPFVSYGGTATFANLIAIGLLQAIKVRGQSFI, translated from the coding sequence ATGACCGCCCGCACCGCCGCCGTCCGGCGGCCCTCGCTGCTGCGCCGGCTCATGCAGGAGAACTCCGCGGTCCGCAGGCTCGACGGGCTCATGCTGGTGGCGGTCGCCGGGCTGTGCGTGATCGGCACGCTGCTGGTGTGGTCGTGCACCAGGACCTGGGCGCCCGGCTCCACCGGGCTGGTGAAGAAGCACATGCTCAACGAGGCCATCGGCGTGGTGCTGTGCGCCATGGTGGCCACCGTCGACCACCGGGCGATGCGGGCGTACGCGCCGCTGGTGTTCTTCGTGTCGCTGGTCGGGCTGGGGCTGGTGATCACCCCGCTGGGCGCGACGATCAACGGCTCGCACTCGTGGATCCTGCTCGGCGGCGGGTTCGCGGTGCAGCCGTCGGAGTTCGCCAAGGTGGGGCTGCTGCTGATCATCGCCATGCTGCTGGCGCAGCCTGCGGAGGGCGCCGACCGGCCGCGCGGGCTCGACGTGATGCTGGCGATCCTGGCGGCGATGGTCGCGATGGGGCTGGTCATGCTCCAGCCCGACCTGGGCACGGCCATGGTGCTGGCAGTGATCACGGCGGCCGGGCTGGTCCTCGGGGGCGTGCGCAAACGGGTCATCGTGGGGCTGGTGGCCACCGCCGCGGTGGGGATCTTCTCGGTGTTCTACTTCCAGTTGCTGGAGCCGTACCAGGTGGCGCGGTTCACGGCGTTCGTCGATCCGAGCGTCGACCCGCGCGGTGTGGGATACAACGCGACGCAGTCGCTGATCGCCATCGGGTCCGGGCAGCTGCTCGGCAAGGGGCTGCTCGGCGGCGGGCAGACGACGGGGCGGTTCGTGCCCGAGCAGCACACCGACTTCATCTTCACCGTCGCGGGGGAGGAGTTCGGGTTTCTCGGGTCGGCGGCCGTCGTGGTGCTGCTCGGGGTGGTGCTGGTGCGCGGGCTGCGGATCGCCCGCAAGTGTGAGGACCGGTTCGGGACGCTGGTCGCCGGCATGATCGTGTGCTGGTTCGGGTTCCAGACGTTCGTCAACGTCGGCATGACGATCGGCATCATGCCGATCACCGGGCTGCCGCTGCCGTTCGTGTCGTACGGCGGCACGGCCACGTTCGCCAATCTGATCGCGATCGGGCTGCTGCAGGCCATCAAGGTGCGGGGCCAGTCGTTCATCTGA